From the Lathyrus oleraceus cultivar Zhongwan6 chromosome 3, CAAS_Psat_ZW6_1.0, whole genome shotgun sequence genome, the window aATATTTACCTTTCGGGTTCAATCTACCGAATTATTAAtttctgtttatgtctctaattgtttcctggatcgccctttcggattttcaatccaccgagacgctcattttttcctaagtcgtCACTTGTTGTGTTTGAAGTCACTTATCTAATAACTTGAGAATTGGAATTTATTTGATCATACATCTTAGTCTCTCATATTGTTTTACTTTGATTGGCTGTAGGAAGAAGAAGCTGACATTGAAGAGGAAGAGAAAACTGCAAGTGAGGAAGAAGAGGGAAGTTCTGAAGATTGAGATTGTGTGTTGTTGAGTGCAACAGTTTGTGTTTGATGTTTTGATTATGTTCCTTTTGGACCTTGTATATGGGCATGGTATATTTTTCTTAGTGTTGGTTGTGTAATGACCCTTTAACTATAACAATGATTTTAGTTATTCTATATTTTTTGTTATGATTCTGACTTGTGATTGACAATGGTTATTCACTTTGAAAATGATATGGTATTTGTTTTCATACTCTTGCCAAATTATGAGGTTGTTTTGTTAGTTTAGTTGTAATTCAACATTCCTTAAACTAACTTTATGTATTGATCACTAGGGTTAATGATTAAGAGAAAGTGAGAGGgattctcatatttagggggagtccTAAATAGAAAGACACAAGTAGTATTAAGTAGAAAGACATTGAACAATGTTTGTTCATCtaagactaattgtactaatAATATTGagagtgaatttcctttcttgaGTTCGAAACCCCTAGAAAAAGGTGACGTTGCACCAAAACTAGGTTAACAATCTTTTGTATTCTTTATTAGTTTATCTTTGAATTACTATTATCTCTTAATCTATTTTAAACATGTTATACACATTATCTAAGACACAGTGTCTAACATCGATCTTACTAACTAACCATAATTACACCTATCATAATAGTTACAAATTTAGAAACCTATTTATCTAGAGAGGGTCTTTTCTAATATTTGGAGTAGCTTGACCCCACTAAAGTAATTAATTTCTCTTGGCAACTCATGCAAGATAGAATTTCTACTAGAGGTATTTTAATCAAAAGAAAAGTCTTTTTTGTCTGGAATTGTCCTTTCTACTCTAGAATCCTATAGTCGTATGCTCATTTATTTTACCTGTGATGTAGTGTTTTTTGTTTGGTCTAGTAATTTTATATGGTTGATTTGGTACGTAGTTTTACTTGCGATGTAGTATTACATGCACATTAAAAATGAGATATTATTAAGGTTGACAAACTCGCCGTAGTAATATTGTGTTATCCTAAATATATGTAGTAGTATGCGAAAGTACCGGAAGAAATGAGTATCATTTTGACTTAAAAATTGTATCTTTTAGATTTGTGGAGAACTTTTGTGCTTTCTAAACATGATTTGAGAACCTTATCTAATTCCTGAGCCAATAGCAACATGAGAGTCTTTCACCTCCTCTTGGCATGGTTGGGGAGCCGTAACCTATATTCTTCCTTCTATTGCTTTTGTTTTTGCCTTCctaatattttttttttgtgatcCAGTTTTAATGTATCGTTTTGGTGGTTGAGTTGTATAGTCGATTTTTTTCTCGTTATTTTGTTAGGATATTTAAGTACTTCTCATGCCTCTCCTGCCTTCTCTTTTATACTTCTGACCTTTAATGCATTTTATCAATATAATATAttaacttttaaaaaaaaatgaattaataCTTGATTCATCTATATATCATATAAAAAAAAATGTGTTTAACATTTTTCGACTCAAATGGTTGATAAGGAATAGAGTATTAACCCATAAAATattatttggattttttattTGACGGAAAATATTTATTTGGATTTAATTCATATATTTTTCACTATATCATAACCGTCATATAATAAAAAATGCTTGACTATGTTAATAACTACtttaaattaattaatttgaCTTAAGTTTATTAAAATTATCAATATAAATTATAATGTATCTAATCAACTAATTAAACTCAAATATTAATTAATCTTTAATTAAAGACAAACCATTCAAAAGAATTCAAATTCTAACATAAATAATGGTGACCTGCCTACAAGATAAAACATAATACACTCTTCATCATAGTTTCAATCCATCTAACCAAACAACTTCTCCTAACTCATACTTACCTAACAAACAACCATCTAAATAAACCAATCTTCAACTACATTACATGAGTTGCACCCACTCACCAAAACTAGGCACACCCTTATGCACCAAAAACAAAAGATAATAACCAGGGGGTGCAATTTCTTGAGTTGATGGTCCCAAAACAGTAGCATAATAAGTCTCCAAATTCACCATTGTTACTCCAATCAACTTCAAAATCACCATCCTCTGATTCATTCCAAAAGAATGTGTAGTAAATGACGGCGCCAATAGCCTAACCGAAACATCGCTCGCCGGACCAAAATTACCTACGGTAAATGTGACATAATAAAAAACCCTATACCCTAATATAATGTTGGTGATATGTCGAATGGTTGGCCGTATCGGATAAAACTCCGGCGACAAATACGGTGGAGAAAACGCTTCTAAGCTTAAATCAGTTGGAAATTCAACTCCAGTGAAATTGTAGTTTACATGTGGATTACTACCTCCAACTAAAACTCTTCCATCTTTTAACACCACTGCAGAAGAATGATAAAGCCTAGGTCTATAAGCGGGTGACATTACACTGTATCGTTTCGATAATTCAGTCTCCGACGACCGGAATATCACCGGTGTTAAAACCGGTTGTCGGCCGTTTTCCCAACCGGCAGTACCCGATCCAGCGCCGTTGATTATAATAACATCGCCGTTAGGTAGAATCAACATATCTCCCATTACTCTTTCCATTGGCATATCTTCCATAACCCAACTAGGGTTTTGGTCTGTTACTTTGAGAAATCCACACGTTGTAAGTGCTTTCACGAACGTGTTTTGCTTCGAAGCAGCTTCGAATGATCCACGAGGCGCTCCTCCGCAAACCATGACCGTAGCTTCAACGGTGGCTTGGTTTTCGTCTAGAGGGAGAAGAACTGATGAACCTGAACTTGGATAGTTATGAGGATCACCACCTGGAATTTCGGGAAATTCTTTCACGATCACGTTGTTTTTGTAATCGAGTAATATAGATCGTGTGTTTGCGAATACGAAAAGGTTTCCGTTAGGTAGAAGATGAACGAAAGGATATAAGTTGTTTTCGCTCGGATCGTTGGTTTCTTGAAGAAAAGGTAAATGaattgaagaagatgaagaagaaaatggTGTTGTTTTAGGAACGAATTCGTAGTTGAACTGTCTTCTACCTCCGATTATGATAATGCTGTTATCTGGTAGAATTTGATTTGTTGCATACCATCTTCGTTCCGATAAGTAGCTCGGGAACTCGATCCAATCGCAACTATTATCGAAACATGGCGTAAACATTCGAATTCGACGTTCACCGTCGTTGAAACCACCGGTTTGGACTAATGTACCGTTTGGAAGAACAGAACCTGAGGAGCACCATGTATCTGTTTGAATGGTTAATGATCTGAAGGTGTTTGATGAAATGTCATAAAGAACGGAGTGAGCAGTGCAATCGGTTTGAAGAGCAGTATCATTTGGATCCACTCGACAATTGCCATTGGAGAGAGGTAGATTTGAAGGGCCAAAATCTGTTCTATCAAAAATGATGATTTTGTCATTGTGTAtaagttgcatgtgcatggctGAGATTCCAATGGTTGGTTGTAATAGTTGCCATATTCCTTGATTGCTAAAGGGTAATAATGATGATAATGCGAAATGAAAATGTGGGATTAATGAAGATAATATGAAGAAAATTAGGGTTAATGTGAAAGAGTTCATTGTGTGTGGGTGGTTAGTTAGAGGAGAAAAAGAGGTAGAGGTA encodes:
- the LOC127128894 gene encoding aldehyde oxidase GLOX — protein: MNSFTLTLIFFILSSLIPHFHFALSSLLPFSNQGIWQLLQPTIGISAMHMQLIHNDKIIIFDRTDFGPSNLPLSNGNCRVDPNDTALQTDCTAHSVLYDISSNTFRSLTIQTDTWCSSGSVLPNGTLVQTGGFNDGERRIRMFTPCFDNSCDWIEFPSYLSERRWYATNQILPDNSIIIIGGRRQFNYEFVPKTTPFSSSSSSIHLPFLQETNDPSENNLYPFVHLLPNGNLFVFANTRSILLDYKNNVIVKEFPEIPGGDPHNYPSSGSSVLLPLDENQATVEATVMVCGGAPRGSFEAASKQNTFVKALTTCGFLKVTDQNPSWVMEDMPMERVMGDMLILPNGDVIIINGAGSGTAGWENGRQPVLTPVIFRSSETELSKRYSVMSPAYRPRLYHSSAVVLKDGRVLVGGSNPHVNYNFTGVEFPTDLSLEAFSPPYLSPEFYPIRPTIRHITNIILGYRVFYYVTFTVGNFGPASDVSVRLLAPSFTTHSFGMNQRMVILKLIGVTMVNLETYYATVLGPSTQEIAPPGYYLLFLVHKGVPSFGEWVQLM